Below is a window of Lacibacter sp. H407 DNA.
ATATACAGATGAATTACTGGCCATCTGAATTAACAAACTTAGGTGCATTGGCCGAACCGATTCATCGCTTCACATCTTCATTGGTGCAGAATGGAACAAAAACCGCAAAAGCCTATTACAATGCAAAAGGTTGGGTGGCGCATGTGATCAGCAATCCCTGGTTCTTTACTTCACCCGGCGAAGGTGCAGCATGGGGATCGACCTTAACAGGTGGTGCCTGGTTGGTTGAACATATCTGGGAACATTATCGTTTCACCAAGGACACTGCTTTCTTAAAAAAATATTATCCTGTGTTAAAAGGTGCTGCACAGTTTTTACAATCGATTTTAATTAAAGAACCAACACATGGATGGTTGGTAACAGCGCCATCTAATTCTCCCGAGCATGCATATAAAATGCCGAATGGTTTTGTTGGGAATACCTGCATGGGTCCAACAATGGATATGCAGATATGCAGGGAATTATTCAATGCTTGTATCACTGCATCTTCTGTGTTGAATGTTGATACAAAATGGCGAACTGAATTAAATGAAACAGTGAAACAATTAGCACCAAATCAAATCGGCGCTAAAGGCGATCTCAACGAATGGGTAAATGATTGGGAAGATGCAGAGCCGAATCATCGTCATGTATCACATTTATACGGCTTGCATCCCTACGATGAAATTTCAGTCAACAAAACGCCTGCATTGGCTGAAGCAGTGAAACAAACATTATTGCAACGTGGTGATGCCGGCACAGGTTGGAGTATGGCATGGAAAATAAATTTTTGGGCACGCTTACACGATGGTGAGCATGCCTTGCAATTGTTTAAGCAATTGGTAAAACCTGTTGCAGGAGCTGATGGAATTAAAATGAGTGGAGGCGGAACTTATCCGAATTTATTCTGTGCACATCCGCCATTCCAGATCGATGGAAATTTTGGTGCAACAGCCGGACTTGCAGAAATGTTACTACAAAGCAATGATGAGGAAATGGAATTGTTACCTGCTCTGCCTGCCGCATGGAGTGCCGGTAGTATTAAAGGCTTATGTGCCAGAGGTGGTTTTGATGTGAGTATGGAATGGAAAGAAGGTAAACTTATTTCCTGCACCGTTCTCTCGAAGACGGGACGTAATTGTAAAATCCGTTACGGAAACAAACAGCTGCAGGTTAAAACCGTCAAAGGCAAATCATATACCTATACTGTTAACAGTTTTAAATAAAAGAACATCATTGAATGTGTAAACGATTTGTATTGCCCGTATTCATTTTGTTGCTGTTTTCAAATGCAAGTGCACAGGCAAAGCTTCCGGTTCTTCATGATAGTTTGTTTTCAACTTACTATCATCAACGGGTTTCGTTTTTTCAAGCGATGCCGCAAACGAAAGATGAGATTATTTTCTTGGGCAACAGCATTACCGATGGTTCTGAGTGGGCACAACTGTTCAATGATCTGCGGATGAAGAACCAGGGCATCAGCGGCGATATTACTTCCGGTGTTTTGCATCGTTTGCCTGTTGTAACAAACCGAAAGCCAGCAAAAATATTCTTGCTGATTGGTACAAACGATCTGGCAAGAGGTACCAGTGCCGATAGTGTATTGAAGAATATGTTGCTGATCGCTGATTACATAAAACAACAATCGCCCAAAACAAAATTGTATGTGCAGAGTATTTTACCGGTGAATGAATTGTACGGTAAGTTTGGCGGCCACACAAAAAATACAGCACTCATTCAGCAGGTAAATGAGCAGTTAAAAGTGAATGCAGCTGCTCACCAATACCAGTATGTTGATCTGCATACTCCATTCAGTAACGAAAACGGAAAACTGAAACCCGAGTTAAGCAATGATGGCTTGCATCTGATGGGCAATGCCTATCTTTTGTGGAAGCACATCATTTATCCATATGTGTACGATCTGCAACCGAAAGCGGCATTGATTCCGCAGCCGCAGCAACTGCAATGGAAACAAGGTGACTTTGCTGTTTACAGTTGTAAAACGATTGTGCTGAAAGATAAAAGTCTGTTGAAAGAAGCAACGCAGCTGCAGCAATACTTCCAGGCGATCGGTTGGGACATGAAGTTGGCTGATAAAGCAAGAGCAGGTGACTCGTTTATTGAATTAACTCTGGATAAAGTAAAAGCCGAACAAAATGAAAACGAAGCTTATCAACTTGATGTCAATGCAACAAACGTAAAACTTGTCGCCAATACTGCGCATGGAATTTTCAACGGCATTCAAACCTTGAAACAATTGTTGCGAAGCGGAACAATGATCGATGCCTGCAGCATTACTGATTGGCCTGCATTCAGCTGGCGTGGTTATATGATCGATGTGGGACGGAATTATATGTCGATGCCGTTGCTGAAACAACAGATCGACGTGATGGCGGCTAACAAACTCAACATCTTTCATTTTCATGCAACAGAAGATATTGCATGGCGTATTGCGATTAAGCAATATCCGCAACTTACCGCACCTGAGCACATGCTGCGTAACAAAGGAATGTATTACAGCGAAGCAGAGATCAAAGAGCTGATTACTTACTGTAAAGAACGACATATCACTTTTGTTCCCGAAATTGATATGCCCGGCCATAGTGCAGCCTTCAAACGTGCCATGAAAACCGACATGCAAAGTGATAGCGGATTGGCGATTGTTAAAAATATCCTTAAGGAATTTTGTACAACCTACGATGTGCCATACATCCATATTGGTGCAGATGAAGTAAAGATCACCAATAAAAATTTTGTTCCCGAAGTAACAGCATTCATCGAAAGCCTTGGTAAGAAAGTGATCGGCTGGCAACCTAGTGGTAATTTCAGCAACAGTACCATCCGTCAGCTCTGGATGGACGACAATGCACATCATTCTTCAGGTAATAAAATTCAATTTATCGATTCACGACATTTGTACCTGAATCATATGGATCCACTGGAAGCTGTAACAACAATCTTCAACCGGAAAATTGCTGATAAAGAAAAAGGTGATGCAACAACACTCGGCGGCACTATTTGTATGTGGCACGACAGGGCAGTGAGTAAAGAGGAAGATATACTCAACATGAATCCTGTTTATCCCGGCATGCTGGCATTTGCAGAACGCAGCTGGCAGGGTGGAGGCGTTAATGGTTGGGTTGCAAATATTGGTGAACCGAATGCAGCAAGAACAAAAGCATTCACTGAGTTTGAAAACAGATTACTTGATCATAAGCAACAATACTTTTCTACGTTTTCATTTCCTTATGTGCAACAATCAAATCTTGTTTGGAAGTTATTCGGGCCATTTGATAATAAGGGCGATCTATCCAAACAATTTGCTCCTGAACAAAAAGGTTTTGATACAGACAAAGCAAAACCAACGGTTGAACAGGTTGGTGCAACAGTAGTGCTTCGTCATTGGTGGGCACCGTTAATTAAGGGAGCAATCGCTAATGCGGAAGACAGTACCACCTGGTATGCTGTAACAAAGATCTGGAGCGATGAAGAGGGTGAGCAACCATTCTGGATCGGCTTTAATAATTTATCACGCTCACCTGCAACTGATCCACCTCCTGCAAATGCATGGGATAACAAAAAAAGTGCTGTTTGGGTAAATGGAAATTTAATTTCTGCGCCACAATGGAAACATGCAGGGAAAAGAGGAAACAGCGAATTGCCATTGGCTGATGAAGGATATGAGTATCGCACACCAACAAATATTTTCTTAAAGAAAGGATGGAATACCGTGTTGATCAAAGCACCTGTTGGTACATTCAAAGGAAAAGATTGGCAAAACCCGGTGAAGTGGATGTTTACATTTGCATTGCTATCAGGTGATTGATTTATTGTCAGGACAATTTACATTTGGCAAATTGTGTATCAAAAAACAAAGCCTATGCAACTTGATTTCACTGATCAGATTAAACAAAAAACAGACAAAGAGCTAAGAGATATCTTTATTCATGCCAGAGATTATAATCCTGATTTTGTTCGCCTGGCCGAACAGGAATTACAAGCCCGTAATATCAAGCTCGATGATTCTTTGAAGCAAAAGGAATTTGTTGAGCAAGCAGTGAAAGCAAAACTAGCCGAAGGAAAGGATGGCAACCCCTTATATATTTTTTTGTGTTTCGTGTTGGCGTTGTTAGGTGGCTTGCTGGCGGTTTACGCAGGTTATATTTACAGTCAGTCAAAAATAAAAACGCCCGAAGGTGAATCATACTTCGCCTATAATAAAGAGACCAGACAATTGGGGAAATGGATGATGTTATTGGGTGGTGCTGTGTTCCTGTTTTTAATATTGCGGTAGGCTTGGTCCATACTTCTCAGCTACTATTTCCCAGGCCTTTTGTTTGCTGTAACAGCCAAGCTGGCTCAGAAAATATAAATTCAGAGGACACTGTGTAAGTATCCCCCCGGGAAAATCAACAGCAGTATCAATTAGTAAAACAACTCAACATAGTTTTTGGCAAATGTTTGCCAGAAAGCAGTATCCCGTAATTGCCAAAGTACAGAGCCGATCAGTAGTATCAGA
It encodes the following:
- a CDS encoding family 20 glycosylhydrolase — translated: MCKRFVLPVFILLLFSNASAQAKLPVLHDSLFSTYYHQRVSFFQAMPQTKDEIIFLGNSITDGSEWAQLFNDLRMKNQGISGDITSGVLHRLPVVTNRKPAKIFLLIGTNDLARGTSADSVLKNMLLIADYIKQQSPKTKLYVQSILPVNELYGKFGGHTKNTALIQQVNEQLKVNAAAHQYQYVDLHTPFSNENGKLKPELSNDGLHLMGNAYLLWKHIIYPYVYDLQPKAALIPQPQQLQWKQGDFAVYSCKTIVLKDKSLLKEATQLQQYFQAIGWDMKLADKARAGDSFIELTLDKVKAEQNENEAYQLDVNATNVKLVANTAHGIFNGIQTLKQLLRSGTMIDACSITDWPAFSWRGYMIDVGRNYMSMPLLKQQIDVMAANKLNIFHFHATEDIAWRIAIKQYPQLTAPEHMLRNKGMYYSEAEIKELITYCKERHITFVPEIDMPGHSAAFKRAMKTDMQSDSGLAIVKNILKEFCTTYDVPYIHIGADEVKITNKNFVPEVTAFIESLGKKVIGWQPSGNFSNSTIRQLWMDDNAHHSSGNKIQFIDSRHLYLNHMDPLEAVTTIFNRKIADKEKGDATTLGGTICMWHDRAVSKEEDILNMNPVYPGMLAFAERSWQGGGVNGWVANIGEPNAARTKAFTEFENRLLDHKQQYFSTFSFPYVQQSNLVWKLFGPFDNKGDLSKQFAPEQKGFDTDKAKPTVEQVGATVVLRHWWAPLIKGAIANAEDSTTWYAVTKIWSDEEGEQPFWIGFNNLSRSPATDPPPANAWDNKKSAVWVNGNLISAPQWKHAGKRGNSELPLADEGYEYRTPTNIFLKKGWNTVLIKAPVGTFKGKDWQNPVKWMFTFALLSGD
- a CDS encoding glycosyl hydrolase family 95 catalytic domain-containing protein yields the protein MKKNLLSVCLSLCVHILFAQRNDVTIRFDAPATHFTESLPLGNGRLGAMMFGDTKKERIALNEISLWSGGPQDADIENAYQFLKPIQDYLLAGDNKAAQDLLQKNFISKGKGSGRGRGANEKYGCYQTMGDLFISWKDSATSVTNYKRWLDIEQAKAITQFTRNGVTYTEECFVDFVNDITWVKLSSSKKQSLNVVLSLYRKENATFKTKKNTLGMVGQLPSASDKGMQFATFAQPVVKDGTIKQEGNELVVENATECWIKITSATNYNDATGDLSSTDVVDKAFQYLDKTKPLSFATAQQKSTAAYKKWFNRCRWNMPDSKIATATSTNQRLINYNKGEEDLQLPVLYFNFGRYLLISSSRPGLLPANLQGLWALEYQTPWNGDYHLNINIQMNYWPSELTNLGALAEPIHRFTSSLVQNGTKTAKAYYNAKGWVAHVISNPWFFTSPGEGAAWGSTLTGGAWLVEHIWEHYRFTKDTAFLKKYYPVLKGAAQFLQSILIKEPTHGWLVTAPSNSPEHAYKMPNGFVGNTCMGPTMDMQICRELFNACITASSVLNVDTKWRTELNETVKQLAPNQIGAKGDLNEWVNDWEDAEPNHRHVSHLYGLHPYDEISVNKTPALAEAVKQTLLQRGDAGTGWSMAWKINFWARLHDGEHALQLFKQLVKPVAGADGIKMSGGGTYPNLFCAHPPFQIDGNFGATAGLAEMLLQSNDEEMELLPALPAAWSAGSIKGLCARGGFDVSMEWKEGKLISCTVLSKTGRNCKIRYGNKQLQVKTVKGKSYTYTVNSFK